One Streptomyces sp. L2 genomic window carries:
- a CDS encoding sensor domain-containing protein — MVRLRALAAATFGRRALAALLYAVLAFPLALVGFVLTLAGLLTGLVLSVTPFGLWLLAGTVRGALALGALQRLLARRLLGLRIEEPAPPGGRGILGRRRALLGDRPGRRAVGCALLTPFTAVFGYAAVLIGYVYGVLLTLFPVLKQWDRNTVHHADGSVSHVSLEFWGFQVDTWPRWLIPCALGLLLLAVVPFLLRHALAPHRVLLAALLGPDPADRRIRTLEETRAQAVEDAAATLRRIERDLHDGTQARLVGLAMHLTIVRELVTAGAAPDRILTAVDTAQSTATQAITDLRHLVKGIHPPVLDEGLPAALATLAADVALPVELRTDIRTRPSPAVESIAYFCAAELLANAVKHSGAGTATVDVTADDILLRLRVTDDGRGGAVVGAGSGLTGLLARVRTVDGTLTCASPPGGPTVITVELPHT; from the coding sequence ATGGTCCGCCTCCGTGCCCTCGCCGCCGCCACGTTCGGCCGCCGCGCCCTCGCCGCGCTGCTGTACGCGGTGCTGGCCTTCCCGCTCGCCCTCGTCGGCTTCGTGCTCACCCTGGCCGGGCTGCTGACCGGCCTCGTGCTGTCGGTGACCCCGTTCGGGCTGTGGCTGCTCGCCGGGACGGTACGCGGCGCCCTGGCGCTCGGCGCGCTGCAACGGCTGCTGGCCCGCCGCCTGCTGGGCCTGCGCATCGAGGAACCGGCCCCGCCCGGAGGCCGCGGCATCCTCGGCCGGCGGCGGGCCCTGCTCGGCGACCGGCCTGGCCGGCGGGCCGTCGGCTGCGCGCTGCTGACACCGTTCACCGCCGTCTTCGGCTACGCCGCCGTCCTCATCGGCTACGTCTACGGCGTCCTGCTCACCCTCTTCCCGGTGCTGAAGCAGTGGGACCGCAACACCGTGCACCACGCCGACGGCTCCGTCTCCCACGTCAGCCTGGAGTTCTGGGGCTTCCAGGTCGACACCTGGCCGCGCTGGCTGATCCCCTGCGCCCTCGGCCTGCTCCTCCTCGCCGTCGTCCCCTTTCTGCTGCGGCACGCCCTCGCACCGCACCGGGTCCTGCTGGCCGCGCTGCTCGGCCCCGACCCCGCGGACCGCCGTATCCGCACCCTGGAGGAGACACGCGCGCAGGCCGTCGAGGACGCGGCGGCCACCCTGCGCCGGATCGAACGCGACCTGCACGACGGCACGCAGGCCCGGCTGGTCGGCCTCGCCATGCACCTCACGATCGTCCGCGAACTGGTCACCGCCGGTGCCGCGCCCGACCGGATCCTCACCGCCGTCGACACGGCGCAGTCGACGGCCACCCAGGCGATCACCGATCTGCGCCACCTCGTCAAGGGCATCCACCCGCCCGTCCTCGACGAGGGACTCCCCGCGGCCCTCGCCACCCTCGCCGCCGACGTGGCGCTCCCCGTGGAGCTGCGCACCGACATCCGCACCCGGCCCAGTCCCGCCGTGGAGTCCATCGCCTACTTCTGCGCCGCGGAACTCCTCGCCAACGCCGTCAAGCACAGCGGGGCCGGCACCGCCACGGTCGACGTCACCGCCGACGACATCCTGCTGCGGCTGCGCGTCACCGACGACGGCCGCGGCGGGGCGGTGGTCGGCGCGGGCTCCGGACTCACCGGCCTGCTGGCCCGCGTCCGCACGGTCGACGGCACACTCACCTGCGCCAGCCCGCCCGGAGGGCCTACTGTGATCACGGTCGAACTGCCCCACACCTGA